AATATGCCGAGCTGCAGGACATGGTGGCCAAGGTCAGGGAACTGCGCTCAGTCGAGCGCGAGCAAGCCGACCTCGAGGCGATGCTTGCCGACAAGGGCACCGACGCAGAGATGCGGGCCCTGGCGGAGGCAGATTTGCCGGGCGTCGAAGCGCGAATCGAAGAGCTGCAGAAGGACATCCAGATCCTGCTGTTGCCCAAGGACGCGGCCGACGACAAGAACGCCATCCTTGAAATCCGCGCCGGCACCGGCGGCGATGAGGCGGCATTGTTCGCCGGCGACCTGTTTCGCATGTATGAGCGCTATGCCGCCGAACGCGGCTGGCGCTTCGAGACGGTGTCGGCCAGCGACGGCGATGCCGGCGGCTTCAAGGAAATCATCGCCACCATTTCCGGTAGGGGCGTCTTTGCCCATCTGAAATTCGAATCCGGCGTGCACCGCGTGCAGCGCGTGCCGGCGACCGAGGCCAGCGGGCGCATCCACACTTCGGCGGCGACGGTGGCCGTTCTGCCGGAAGCCGAAGAGGTCGACATCGACATCCGCGCCGAAGACATCCGCATCGACACGATGCGCGCCTCGGGTTCGGGCGGCCAGCACGT
This region of Mesorhizobium sp. C432A genomic DNA includes:
- the prfA gene encoding peptide chain release factor 1, yielding MVNLPRERMDQVVKRFEMLEAQMSAGPAADAYVKMASEYAELQDMVAKVRELRSVEREQADLEAMLADKGTDAEMRALAEADLPGVEARIEELQKDIQILLLPKDAADDKNAILEIRAGTGGDEAALFAGDLFRMYERYAAERGWRFETVSASDGDAGGFKEIIATISGRGVFAHLKFESGVHRVQRVPATEASGRIHTSAATVAVLPEAEEVDIDIRAEDIRIDTMRASGSGGQHVNTTDSAVRITHLPTGIMVVQAEKSQHQNRAKAMQILRARLYDLERSKADEERSESRKSQVGSGDRSERIRTYNFPQGRLTDHRINLTLYKLDRVMMGELDEVINALIADHQSKLLADIGLDG